One window of the Zea mays cultivar B73 chromosome 3, Zm-B73-REFERENCE-NAM-5.0, whole genome shotgun sequence genome contains the following:
- the LOC100283929 gene encoding 23 kDa jasmonate-induced protein-like: MSPFGAVITPETLKYMSKYQGREITQVDCAREAMRLIHAEDKNLKAEDSAWELKKKFGNGVSTMVLVYNATGASLSLVDDGKDWMGSVYSSPIPDTFHNGQWIAFLHVKPGSLAQGSQAARVFRGRDVDGRTRDFVVAWYIPWDNIPTRAYTEIGSENYFKTRWSSVKTSLGHSRRVTRAKDENCASTVSIGGYTTAFCIAVLQHQFQPLPEERE; this comes from the exons ATGAGTCCTTTCGGGGCGGTGATCACGCCAGAAACCCTCAAGTACATGTCCAAGTACCAGGGACGTGAGATCACGCAGGTGGACTGCGCACGGGAGGCGATGAGGCTGATCCACGCGGAAGACAAGAACCTCAAGGCCGAGGACTCAGCGTGGGAGCTGAAGAAGAAGTTCGGCAACGGCGTGAGCACCATGGTCCTCGTCTACAACGCCACCGGGGCCAGCCTGAGCCTGGTGGACGACGGGAAAGACTGGATGGGCTCCGTCTACAGCTCGCCGATCCCGGACACCTTCCACAACGGGCAGTGGATCGCCTTCCTCCACGTCAAGCCCGGCTCGCTGGCGCAGGGCAGCCAGGCCGCCAGGGTGTTCCGCGGCAGGGACGTCGATGGCCGGACTCGGGACTTCGTCGTCGCCTGGTACATCCCGTGGGACAACATACCGACACGA GCTTACACTGAAATTGGCAGTGAAAACTACTTCAAGACTCGGTGGAGTAGTGTCAAAACGAGTCTAGGACATTCAAGGAGAGTGACCCGTGCCAAGGACGAGAACTGTGCGTCAACTGTCAGCATCGGTGGCTACACTACAGCCTTCTGCATCGCAGTCCTACAACACCAGTTCCAGCCGCTGCCGGAAGAGCGCGAATAA